TATGTGAGTATGAGTTGAATTTACCCATAATGATTTTGCACTTTATCATAATTTTACAGTTTTGACTTATTTTTGCCAATATTAAGAAATATAATAAGGTTTGGAATATTAAGTAAAAGTAAGGACGGTGATCATTATGTTTGGTTATGAATTAATTCGTGCCAAATCATACAAGGCTATAAAAATCATTCTGATGCTATTTCTCTTTGTCGCAATCATACGTACTTCAAGTATCGTGTATGCTAAGGAGGAAGCAGTATATAAGGATGACATTTATTGCTATCAGATAACAAATGAAACCAAGAAAGAAGTAACGCTTATTGGAGTTGAGCTACAGAATGAACAGAAGGAATTAAGTATTCCCGGGAAAGTAACTATTAATGGTGTAGAATATACCGTTCGTAATGTGGATATTAACTTTAGGTACTATACTAATGCAGATTATAAGGATAACTATCGAAAGGTAACAAAACTAAATGTTGAGGAAACCTTCTCCGGAATCATTTCATCACCGGTCTATGTATTCCCTAATGTAACCTGTATAGAATTCTTTGGGAAGACGATATTGCCTGAAAAAGTGGATGTTGAGATAGTAAACAATGATACAAATCTTGACGTTCTGTATCTTGTTCCATCAGGAATGGAGAAAGAGTATGAGAAAGTAATTCATCAGGTCATGAATTATTCGGTTTACTCAGATATATATGAACATAACATTCCGATGACACCAACTATAGCCACTTCTCTTAATGATAATATGGAGTACGGATGTTTTCAGAAGGATGGTTTTATATATCAGGTAACAAAGCCTGCTGGTGAAGGTGTTGGTGAGGTACAGCTGATAGGTATTACGAACATGCTTTATGTTTCCTATGTTTCCTTACCTGATACGGTAACAAACAACGGATACACCTACAGATTGACAAAGCTATGCAAGTTTGGTTTGGTAGGATGCAAAGCAACCGTAGTCATTGTACCGAACAGTGTTACCAAGATGGAATCCGATGTGTTTGGAATTGATGTGGAATTATTATTTCTATCAAAGAACTGTAAGGTTATTCCAAGCAGATTAATTACAGATGAGAATTATGAGAGTAGACTTCGTTTTGTGTACGTTCCGGAAGGGGTTACTACATTATCGGAGGATGCATTCAATTTTACAAACCTGAATAAATCAAGTATTATATTACCAACTTCATTAAAATCCATAGGAAAAAGATCAGTATATGGATGTAAGCTGGTTACATTCTTAAATAAGAAACCAATCGCTAATATTGCCTCAGCAGTTAAGAATGGCACAACCGTTAAAGTGAATCAAACGGCAATCAAAAAATATAAGTCCATTCTAGGAACGAAGATTTCGGTTGTAGCAGCTAAGAATATTACTAAATCGACAAAGCTTAGCATAAATACGACTAGTCTAAAAATGAAGGTATCACAGAAGAAAACATTAAAGGGAAGCCTTACGAAAGGGTCCAACGAAACGATTTACTGGCTTTCTTCCGACAATGATATCCTTGAGGTATCTGATAAAGGTGTCATTAAGACAAAAAGTAAGGGTACCGCATATGTCGTTGCATATACAAGAACCTCAGGACTTCGTAAAG
The nucleotide sequence above comes from Variimorphobacter saccharofermentans. Encoded proteins:
- a CDS encoding leucine-rich repeat protein codes for the protein MFGYELIRAKSYKAIKIILMLFLFVAIIRTSSIVYAKEEAVYKDDIYCYQITNETKKEVTLIGVELQNEQKELSIPGKVTINGVEYTVRNVDINFRYYTNADYKDNYRKVTKLNVEETFSGIISSPVYVFPNVTCIEFFGKTILPEKVDVEIVNNDTNLDVLYLVPSGMEKEYEKVIHQVMNYSVYSDIYEHNIPMTPTIATSLNDNMEYGCFQKDGFIYQVTKPAGEGVGEVQLIGITNMLYVSYVSLPDTVTNNGYTYRLTKLCKFGLVGCKATVVIVPNSVTKMESDVFGIDVELLFLSKNCKVIPSRLITDENYESRLRFVYVPEGVTTLSEDAFNFTNLNKSSIILPTSLKSIGKRSVYGCKLVTFLNKKPIANIASAVKNGTTVKVNQTAIKKYKSILGTKISVVAAKNITKSTKLSINTTSLKMKVSQKKTLKGSLTKGSNETIYWLSSDNDILEVSDKGVIKTKSKGTAYVVAYTRTSGLRKVVKVTVTN